In Elaeis guineensis isolate ETL-2024a chromosome 1, EG11, whole genome shotgun sequence, a genomic segment contains:
- the LOC105040060 gene encoding uncharacterized protein, with translation MSITPNSLWRGCAANFPQPVNETDERAAQFLVETVYYFNCRLATPPLPDIEYRSSSREEDIVRHVFRWDLTPYQEVFQNGFQARRQEDTPDEVYYNLDHYIHHGGRPLDSRRPATHAFVSTTLSSTWHPSLQPGDPPREVYRYEIYAPGGIWVAETLGDRYGFRSQEEVTFVAGIAPQYIRSAQLFRLTRDGRFTRAARVDNRIRVNGYFNPQSHPSRLLNIRRPIFDYQGENGTRANLIISIYRPQAPREKREVSIDSDGPTDWYAGDVADFESYINAAFRSSHKNEAYLFMKNEYVLVNYAPGTTDDRVVNGPLLICDGYPSLTDTAFGEHGIDCAFGSHYGDEAFIFSANLCAHINYAPGTTDDKIIKGPMTIAAMFPFFKRTVFESGVDAAFESTTSYEAYLFKGNQYALINYGSDSHLIAIRLITQGFPSLKNTIFESGIDAAFASHRYNEAYLFKGDSYALINFAPATTDDYIIGGVKKILPNWPSLRSILPRKNRGLDVHHHTKPDPDRDHDEL, from the exons ATGTCGATCACGCCAAATTCACTATGGAGAGGATGTGCAGCAAACTTCCCTCAACCTGTCAATGAAACCGACGAGCGTGCAGCTCAATTTTTGGTAGAAACTGTTTACTACTTCAATTGCCGTCTTGCAACTCCCCCTCTGCCTGACATCGAGTACAGAAGCAGCAGCAGAGAAGAAGACATCGTCCGCCATGTCTTTCGCTGGGATCTTACCCCCTATCAGGAGGTCTTTCAGAATGGATTCCAAGCAAGGCGTCAAGAAGACACTCCGGACGAGGTCTATTACAATCTGGATCATTACATCCATCATGGCGGTAGGCCTCTTGATTCCAGGCGGCCCGCCACCCATGCCTTCGTTAGCACCACGCTTAGCAGCACTTGGCATCCTAGCCTCCAGCCCGGGGATCCACCGAGAGAAGTATAtcgatatgagatatatgctcccGGTGGCATTTGGGTTGCGGAGACTCTTGGTGATCGTTATGGATTCCGTTCCCAAGAGGAGGTCACCTTTGTTGCTGGCATCGCCCCCCAATACATTCGGTCTGCCCAACTCTTCAGGCTTACACGTGACGGGAG GTTTACAAGAGCGGCGAGAGTAGATAACAGAATTAGAGTAAATGGGTACTTCAATCCGCAATCGCATCCATCAAGGTTGCTCAACATTCGGAGGCCAATATTTGATTACCAGGGTGAAAATGGTACGAGGGCGAATCTAATCATCAGCATTTACCGACCTCAGGCTCCGCGAGAGAAACGAGAGGTGTCCATCGACTCTGATGGCCCCACCGATTGGTATGCTGGCGACGTGGCTGACTTTGAGAGCTACATAAATGCTGCATTCCGTTCGTCTCATAAAAATGAAGCCTATCTATTCATGAAGAACGAGTATGTGCTGGTGAACTATGCTCCGGGCACGACAGACGACAGGGTGGTGAATGGACCGCTTCTTATCTGCGACGGGTATCCATCCCTCACAGACACAGCCTTTGGAGAACATGGAATAGACTGTGCCTTTGGGTCTCATTATGGGGATGAAGCGTTCATCTTCTCTGCGAATCTCTGTGCGCACATAAACTACGCACCGGGCACCACAGATGACAAGATAATCAAAGGCCCGATGACCATCGCCGCGATGTTCCCCTTCTTCAAAAGGACGGTGTTCGAAAGCGGCGTAGACGCCGCGTTTGAGTCAACGACAAGTTATGAAGCTTACCTCTTCAAAGGCAACCAGTATGCTCTCATAAACTATGGTTCTGATTCCCACCTCATCGCCATCCGTCTCATCACTCAAGGCTTTCCTAGTTTGAAAAACACCATCTTTGAGAGTGGAATCGATGCAGCGTTTGCTTCGCACAGGTATAATGAGGCGTACCTATTCAAAGGAGATTCCTACGCCCTCATCAACTTTGCTCCCGCCACCACAGATGACTACATCATTGGTGGCGTGAAGAAAATCCTTCCCAATTGGCCCTCTTTACGTAGCATCTTGCCTCGCAAAAATCGTGGTCTTGATGTTCATCATCACACTAAACCTGATCCCGACCGTGACCACGATGAACTTTAA